Within the uncultured Draconibacterium sp. genome, the region TGGCCATCCGAAACACCAATAATCTATACAGCAAACCTGCCACTTACTACTGTGCGCATATTTTGTATTTAAGAGAAGATTACGACGCCTCGGTTGAAGCTTTTAGGGCACTAAACAACGATCCGGCTTATTCGCCGGTAATTCCGTTGTATGTTAGCCACATATACTACAAACAAGAGAAATACAATGAGGTAGTAAACTACACCACTACGATTATCGATGACGTGCAGGAAGAGCACCAAACCGAACTGGCAAAAATTGTTGGCGATTCATATTTTCATTTAGGTCAGTATGAAAATGCCATTCCTTACCTTGAGAGATATTTTAAAACATCGGGTACTAAAACACGGGAAGAAAATTACATTCTTGGATTTTGTTACTACCACACCAATAAATTTACCGAGGCGGCCGAATTGTTACAAAAAGCAGCTACGGGGGAAGATGAAATGACACAAAACGCGTACTATCATCTGGCCGATTGTTTTATCAAACTCGACGATAAAGAGAAAGCAAAAACAGCCTACAACGCAGCTTCGGAATTTGATTTCAACCCGGATATTAAAGAAGACGCTCTGTTCAGTTATGCCAAATTAACTTACGAGCTTTCGTACTCTCCTTTTAACGAAACCATAAAAGCTTTCGACCGCTACATTGCAGAATATCCCAATTCGCCCAAAAACGCCGAAGCATACGAAATTCTGGGCGAAGTTTACATGGTAACTAAAAACTATAAAGACGCGATCGAGTCGATTGAGAAGATACAAAACAAAACACCTGATATAAGGAAAGCCTACCAGCGGGTAACATTTTACCGCGGTTTGGAGCTCTTCAATAACCTTATGTACAACGAGGCAATCGAGAATTTCGACCTGTCGCTGGCCAACGGAAGCTACAGCAAAGAGATAAAAGCACGAGCCCTTTACTGGAAGTCGGAAGCCCTGTACCGTGTGGGCGATTACGACAATTCAATCGCGTCGTACAACCAGTTCGCACGCAGTTCGTCATCAGCAAACGACGCCGAAGCTTTGAGTGCCGACTACAACATGGGTTACGCTTACCTGAAAACCGATAACAAAGAAGTGGCGCAACAACATTTCAGTCAGTATGTACAGAAAATGCAAGGGAAACGGACTCCTAAAATTGCCGATGCCTACAACCGCATTGGCGACTATTATTTCCTGAAAACAAATTATGCGCAGGCCATCGATAACTACGAGCGTGCCTACAACATAAAAATGCTGGAAGCTGATTACGCACTACTGCAAATTGCATTTTGCCAGGGACTTCAACGCAAACAACAAGACAAAATTAACAACCTGAACCTGTTGTTACGCGAGTTTCCGGAGTCGGATTACTACGATGATGCTTTATACGAACTGGGGCGCGCGAACGAACGACTGGGCAACAATTTCGAGGCCGTTCGCCAATATCAGGAGATCGTTGAAAATCATCCGAACAGCAATTATTACCGCAATGCGCTGTTGCAGCTCGGGTTGGTAAATTACAACAACGGAGACTTTAACAAAGCACTGAGCCAGTATAAAGAAGTGGCCGAAAACTACAAAGGAACGCCTGAAGCCAATTCAGCGTTGCAGGGAATAAAAAACTGTTACGTCGAGTTAAATGATGTAGATGCTTATTTCGCCTACGTAAAACGTTTGGGTGGCGATGTTAGCGTTAGCGCTTCGGAACAAGACCAGCTGACTTATTCGGCTGCAGAGCGTGTTTACATGGCAGGAAACGAAGATGCCGATGTGCAATTGCAACAATACCTGAATCAATATCCGAACGGAGCCTACGTAACAAATGCGCATTTCTACCTGGCAGAAACGAAATACAAAGAAGGCAACTACGAGGAAGCCAATTCGCACTACTCGTTTGTGGCCAACCAACCCGACAATCTTTTTACAGAACAGGCGCTTGCACGTGCATCGGAACTGACATACAACGCCGGCGACTACAATGCCGCACTCAATCTGTTTAATCGTCTGGAAGAAAAATCAACCGGAAAATGGAATTCGCTTCGTGCAAATACCGGCCAGATGCGCTGCCAGCTTATCAATCAAAATTATCAGGCGGTAATTGTGGCTGCCGAAAAAGTAAATAAATCGGATGTAGCCAACGAAGCACTCAAAAAGGAAACCGATTATGCCATTGGTAAATCGAATTACGAACTGGGCAATTTAAGTTCAGCAATTAGTCCGTTGCGCGATGTGGCTAAAGATACCAAATTGGAACAAGGTGCAGAAGCCAAATACCTGTTAGCAGAAATTTATTACCGCGACAATAACAGGGCAAAAGCCGAGGAGGAAATTGTTGATTTTATCGACAAGGGAACGCCATATACCTATTGGTTGGGCAAAGCCTTTTTGTTGCTGGCCAGTATTTACGAAGATGGTGGCGACCAGTTTCAGGCAAAACATACCTTGAAAAGCCTTGCTGAAAATTATAATAACGACAACGATGGAATAAAATCCGAAGCACAACAACGCCTCGATATTATCCTGGCAAAAGAAGCACAGCAGCAGCAAAACGCGGTCGACAGCTCGTTCCAAATGGAAATTAAACAAAACTAAAAATGCACAACATGTTCAAAACAGCTCGATATATTTTCACACTACTATTTATTGGCACTGCCGTTTTTGCACAGGCGCAGCAAGATACTACGCTAACGAAGGAAGTTGAGGTTACCAAAGCTTACAAGCCAACGATTTCGGATGCGAACAAATTAAACAGCATGCCAACAATTGACGAAACGGAACACCAAAAACCAACCTTTAATTACAGCATTAACAGTCAGCCAGTTTTTAGCACCTTTTCGGTAAATCCGTTAAAAGCGGCTATTGTTGAAACTTCAAAAAATGAAGACAATGGCTACGGTTTGGTACGTGCCGGTTTAGGAACAACTTTCCGTCCGTATGGCGAGGTTTTCTTTAACAATCAAAACTCCAGAAATTCGTTGTTTGGCATTCATGCCATGCACCTGTCGTCGTTCGACGATATTGAACTGGAAGGTGGCAATAAAGTGGATGCACCGTTTATGAAAAACGAAGTTGACTTATTTGTAAAACACCTTGTTCAGGATAATGTACTTTCGGTGAATCTCAACTTTAAACACGATGGATTTAACTACTACGGTTATCCTGTAACTGCTGTTCCTGATCCGCTGCTTGAAGACGGTCAGACCATAAATTATTTCGACACCAAACAGTCGTTTGCAAAAGGCAGCATTAACATCGGGCTAAAAAACCCGACAGCCGAATACGACGATGCAACTATCGGATTTGATTTTACCTACCATTATTTTGGCACTAAAACCGATCAGCGCGAACATTACGCCAACTTTGTTCTAAATGTGCAACAACCAATGGTTGCCGGCGTTGGATTGCTCGAAGGCGGCGTTTTATACACACAGGCCAGCGATATTTACCTGCAGGCCGCCTCAACCTCCGGAGACCGCTCGCAAATTATAATACACGCCAAACCGGCCTGGTTTGTTGGCGACGAAACAGCAAATATTACACTTGGTGTAAATACCTGGTTTATTATGGTTTCGGATGAAGATACAGAAGCGAAGATCTCACCAAATGTACGAGCAAATTGGGTACCGGTTCCGGAGCTAATAAATCTTTACGCCGGAGTTGACGGCGACTTCATTAGCAATCACTATTCAAAAATAGCGTACGAAAATCCGTTTGTAGATCCGGAGCACGATGTAATGAATTCGTTCCAAAAGTTTCGTTTTTATGGTGGTTTCGATGGTAAGTTTTCGAAAAAGACCAACTTTAAAATTTCGGCAGAATATGCCATGATCGACAACCAGCCGTTTTACTACCTGAGTGAAGCTTTATATCTTGATCCTGACTATAATCCTGCCTCATCTATTGTCGACAATACTTTTAAAGTTTTATACGACAATATCGACCGCTTAAAATTAAATGCGGAAGTATTTCACGCCTCGTCAGATAAAGTTGACTTAACAGCATCGGTAAATTACTACAACTATAAACTCGATGAACAGGAAGAAGCGTGGAACTTGCCAACCTGGGATGCCAATTTCAATATTGGATACAAAGTAAGCGAGCAGCTTAGTTTGTCGGCCGATATCTTTTTAATGGGCGAAAGAAAAGCTTTGATTATTGAACAACCTATCCCTAGCTATTTAACAGATGTACCTCCTCCAACCTATAAATCTAACAACCTGGAAACAGCTTTCGACCTGAACGTAAAAGGCAACTACCAGATCACCAATAAATTTTCAGTATTTGCACAACTTAACAACTTTGGTTTTCAAAAATATCAACGCTGGTTCGGATACCCGGTACAAAGCTTTAATATGCTGGCCGGTATAAGTTATTCGTTCTAAAAAATAGGAACAACTCAATTCGATAAAAGGGAGGCAAAAGCTTCCCTTTTTTTGTGGAAAAATCACACAACATTTCACCGTTTTTTCATGCCGCTTTTCTCCGAAATAAAAACTCACTCCTTCGCGCTCATTTTGAGGTTAATATCTTGTTGAAAAATATGGTCTTTTAACACATTAGAAACAGCAGTTTTCTGCCTATTTTTTATATATTTGTGGCGTGATTATCAGATCATTTTTAAAGCAAGATAAGAACTTGAAAATCAACTAGTTTTCTTCGAGAAGTTTTAAAGAATTTTTTGCGGGGGAAACTATTTTATTTTAGAGGATTTAATTTTAACAAAGAGAGATGAGCGAAATTGAAAAAAATGAAGTCCAAAGCAACGGCAACGGAAACTATGGAGCAGATAGTATCCAGGTGCTTGAAGGTTTGGAAGCAGTAAGGAAGCGCCCTGCCATGTATATTGGCGACGTGAACGAAAAAGGTTTGCACCACTTAGTTTACGAGGTAGTTGACAACTCGATCGACGAGGCGCTGGCTGGTTACTGTAACAACATCGAAGTTATAATTCATGAAGATAATTCCATCACTGTAAAAGATGATGGACGCGGTATTCCCACCGAAAAACACTCAAAAGAAAATAAA harbors:
- a CDS encoding tetratricopeptide repeat protein produces the protein MRTIQILLSLFIIIGYFQQVGAQETAYFDDVRKDIDIAKELYNKGKYISTYRQFEKIQKRVEPKSELYSEAEYFKAVSALHSGYRSGDKLIRTFVETYPDSPYMNSAQFNLGKNQFEKRQYSLAVRTFAKVDRKDLSENERIELQYQNGFANLEEGNTDVAYREFMAIRNTNNLYSKPATYYCAHILYLREDYDASVEAFRALNNDPAYSPVIPLYVSHIYYKQEKYNEVVNYTTTIIDDVQEEHQTELAKIVGDSYFHLGQYENAIPYLERYFKTSGTKTREENYILGFCYYHTNKFTEAAELLQKAATGEDEMTQNAYYHLADCFIKLDDKEKAKTAYNAASEFDFNPDIKEDALFSYAKLTYELSYSPFNETIKAFDRYIAEYPNSPKNAEAYEILGEVYMVTKNYKDAIESIEKIQNKTPDIRKAYQRVTFYRGLELFNNLMYNEAIENFDLSLANGSYSKEIKARALYWKSEALYRVGDYDNSIASYNQFARSSSSANDAEALSADYNMGYAYLKTDNKEVAQQHFSQYVQKMQGKRTPKIADAYNRIGDYYFLKTNYAQAIDNYERAYNIKMLEADYALLQIAFCQGLQRKQQDKINNLNLLLREFPESDYYDDALYELGRANERLGNNFEAVRQYQEIVENHPNSNYYRNALLQLGLVNYNNGDFNKALSQYKEVAENYKGTPEANSALQGIKNCYVELNDVDAYFAYVKRLGGDVSVSASEQDQLTYSAAERVYMAGNEDADVQLQQYLNQYPNGAYVTNAHFYLAETKYKEGNYEEANSHYSFVANQPDNLFTEQALARASELTYNAGDYNAALNLFNRLEEKSTGKWNSLRANTGQMRCQLINQNYQAVIVAAEKVNKSDVANEALKKETDYAIGKSNYELGNLSSAISPLRDVAKDTKLEQGAEAKYLLAEIYYRDNNRAKAEEEIVDFIDKGTPYTYWLGKAFLLLASIYEDGGDQFQAKHTLKSLAENYNNDNDGIKSEAQQRLDIILAKEAQQQQNAVDSSFQMEIKQN